A portion of the Canis lupus baileyi chromosome 6, mCanLup2.hap1, whole genome shotgun sequence genome contains these proteins:
- the PTPN7 gene encoding tyrosine-protein phosphatase non-receptor type 7 isoform X3 gives MLDVRSLGAVEPICSVNTPREVTLHFLRTAGHPLTRWALQHQPPSPKQLEEEFLKIPSNFVNSEDLDIPGHASKDRYKTILPNPQSRVCLGRAQSQEDGDYINANYIRGYDGQEKVYIATQGPMPNTVSDFWEMVWQEEVSLIVMLTQLREGKEKCVHYWPTEEETYGPFRIRIQDTKECPEYTVRQLSIQHQEETRPVKHVLFSAWPDHQTPESAGPLLRLVAEVEDSPEAAASTGPIVVHCSAGIGRTGCFIATRIGCQQLKARGEVDILGIVCQLRLDRGGMIQTTEQYQFLHHTLALYAAQLPEGPCP, from the exons ATGCTGGATGTGCGGTCCCTGGGGGCCGTGGAGCCCATTTGCTCAGTGAACACGCCCCGGGAGGTCACCCTGCACTTTCTGCGCACAGCTGGACACCCCCTCACCCGCTGGGCCCTGCAGCACCAGCCGCCCAGTCCCAAACAGCTGGAGGAGGAATTCCTG aaGATCCCCTCGAACTTCGTCAACTCTGAAGACCTGGACATCCCTGGCCACGCCTCCAAGGACCGCTACAAGACCATCCTGCCGA ATCCCCAGAGCCGCGTCTGCCTGGGCCGGGCACAGAGCCAAGAGGACGGAGACTACATCAACGCCAACTACATCCGA ggctaTGACGGGCAGGAGAAGGTCTACATTGCCACCCAGGGCCCCATGCCCAACACTGTGTCGGACTTCTGGGAGATGGTGTGGCAGGAGGAAGTGTCACTCATCGTCATGCTCACTCAGCTCCGGGAGGGCAAGGAG AAATGTGTCCACTACTGGCCCACAGAAGAGGAGACCTATGGACCCTTCCGGATCCGCATCCAAGACACCAAAGAATGTCCAGAGTACACTGTGCGGCAGCTCAGCATCCAG CACCAGGAGGAGACCCGGCCAGTGAAGCACGTCCTCTTCTCCGCCTGGCCTGACCACCAGACCCCGGAGTCGGCGGGGCCCCTGCTGCGCCTGGTGGCCGAGGTGGAGGACAGCCCAGAGGCGGCTGCCAGCACCGGCCCCATCGTGGTCCACTGCAG TGCAGGGATTGGCCGGACCGGCTGCTTCATCGCCACCCGCATTGGCTGCCAACAGCTGAAGGCCCGAGGGGAAGTGGACATTCTGGGCATTGTGTGCCAACTGCGGCTGGACAG GGGCGGGATGATCCAGACCACGGAGCAGTACCAGTTCCTGCACCACACCCTGGCCCTGTATGCGGCCCAGCTGCCGGAGGGGCCCTGCCCCTGA
- the PTPN7 gene encoding tyrosine-protein phosphatase non-receptor type 7 isoform X1 — MVQDWGGCLRARPSTWSLGGAMTQPPPSKAPAKKHVRLQERRGSNVALMLDVRSLGAVEPICSVNTPREVTLHFLRTAGHPLTRWALQHQPPSPKQLEEEFLKIPSNFVNSEDLDIPGHASKDRYKTILPNPQSRVCLGRAQSQEDGDYINANYIRGYDGQEKVYIATQGPMPNTVSDFWEMVWQEEVSLIVMLTQLREGKEKCVHYWPTEEETYGPFRIRIQDTKECPEYTVRQLSIQHQEETRPVKHVLFSAWPDHQTPESAGPLLRLVAEVEDSPEAAASTGPIVVHCSAGIGRTGCFIATRIGCQQLKARGEVDILGIVCQLRLDRGGMIQTTEQYQFLHHTLALYAAQLPEGPCP, encoded by the exons ATGGTCCAGGACTGGGGGGGGTGCTTGAGAGCACGGCCGTCCACCTGGTCTTTGGGGGGAGCCATGACCCAGCCGCCACCCAGCAAAGCTCCGGCCAAGAAGCACGTGCGGCTGCAGGAGAG GAGGGGCTCCAACGTCGCTTTGATGCTGGATGTGCGGTCCCTGGGGGCCGTGGAGCCCATTTGCTCAGTGAACACGCCCCGGGAGGTCACCCTGCACTTTCTGCGCACAGCTGGACACCCCCTCACCCGCTGGGCCCTGCAGCACCAGCCGCCCAGTCCCAAACAGCTGGAGGAGGAATTCCTG aaGATCCCCTCGAACTTCGTCAACTCTGAAGACCTGGACATCCCTGGCCACGCCTCCAAGGACCGCTACAAGACCATCCTGCCGA ATCCCCAGAGCCGCGTCTGCCTGGGCCGGGCACAGAGCCAAGAGGACGGAGACTACATCAACGCCAACTACATCCGA ggctaTGACGGGCAGGAGAAGGTCTACATTGCCACCCAGGGCCCCATGCCCAACACTGTGTCGGACTTCTGGGAGATGGTGTGGCAGGAGGAAGTGTCACTCATCGTCATGCTCACTCAGCTCCGGGAGGGCAAGGAG AAATGTGTCCACTACTGGCCCACAGAAGAGGAGACCTATGGACCCTTCCGGATCCGCATCCAAGACACCAAAGAATGTCCAGAGTACACTGTGCGGCAGCTCAGCATCCAG CACCAGGAGGAGACCCGGCCAGTGAAGCACGTCCTCTTCTCCGCCTGGCCTGACCACCAGACCCCGGAGTCGGCGGGGCCCCTGCTGCGCCTGGTGGCCGAGGTGGAGGACAGCCCAGAGGCGGCTGCCAGCACCGGCCCCATCGTGGTCCACTGCAG TGCAGGGATTGGCCGGACCGGCTGCTTCATCGCCACCCGCATTGGCTGCCAACAGCTGAAGGCCCGAGGGGAAGTGGACATTCTGGGCATTGTGTGCCAACTGCGGCTGGACAG GGGCGGGATGATCCAGACCACGGAGCAGTACCAGTTCCTGCACCACACCCTGGCCCTGTATGCGGCCCAGCTGCCGGAGGGGCCCTGCCCCTGA
- the PTPN7 gene encoding tyrosine-protein phosphatase non-receptor type 7 isoform X2 — MVQDWGGCLRARPSTWSLGGAMTQPPPSKAPAKKHVRLQERRGSNVALMLDVRSLGAVEPICSVNTPREVTLHFLRTAGHPLTRWALQHQPPSPKQLEEEFLIPSNFVNSEDLDIPGHASKDRYKTILPNPQSRVCLGRAQSQEDGDYINANYIRGYDGQEKVYIATQGPMPNTVSDFWEMVWQEEVSLIVMLTQLREGKEKCVHYWPTEEETYGPFRIRIQDTKECPEYTVRQLSIQHQEETRPVKHVLFSAWPDHQTPESAGPLLRLVAEVEDSPEAAASTGPIVVHCSAGIGRTGCFIATRIGCQQLKARGEVDILGIVCQLRLDRGGMIQTTEQYQFLHHTLALYAAQLPEGPCP; from the exons ATGGTCCAGGACTGGGGGGGGTGCTTGAGAGCACGGCCGTCCACCTGGTCTTTGGGGGGAGCCATGACCCAGCCGCCACCCAGCAAAGCTCCGGCCAAGAAGCACGTGCGGCTGCAGGAGAG GAGGGGCTCCAACGTCGCTTTGATGCTGGATGTGCGGTCCCTGGGGGCCGTGGAGCCCATTTGCTCAGTGAACACGCCCCGGGAGGTCACCCTGCACTTTCTGCGCACAGCTGGACACCCCCTCACCCGCTGGGCCCTGCAGCACCAGCCGCCCAGTCCCAAACAGCTGGAGGAGGAATTCCTG ATCCCCTCGAACTTCGTCAACTCTGAAGACCTGGACATCCCTGGCCACGCCTCCAAGGACCGCTACAAGACCATCCTGCCGA ATCCCCAGAGCCGCGTCTGCCTGGGCCGGGCACAGAGCCAAGAGGACGGAGACTACATCAACGCCAACTACATCCGA ggctaTGACGGGCAGGAGAAGGTCTACATTGCCACCCAGGGCCCCATGCCCAACACTGTGTCGGACTTCTGGGAGATGGTGTGGCAGGAGGAAGTGTCACTCATCGTCATGCTCACTCAGCTCCGGGAGGGCAAGGAG AAATGTGTCCACTACTGGCCCACAGAAGAGGAGACCTATGGACCCTTCCGGATCCGCATCCAAGACACCAAAGAATGTCCAGAGTACACTGTGCGGCAGCTCAGCATCCAG CACCAGGAGGAGACCCGGCCAGTGAAGCACGTCCTCTTCTCCGCCTGGCCTGACCACCAGACCCCGGAGTCGGCGGGGCCCCTGCTGCGCCTGGTGGCCGAGGTGGAGGACAGCCCAGAGGCGGCTGCCAGCACCGGCCCCATCGTGGTCCACTGCAG TGCAGGGATTGGCCGGACCGGCTGCTTCATCGCCACCCGCATTGGCTGCCAACAGCTGAAGGCCCGAGGGGAAGTGGACATTCTGGGCATTGTGTGCCAACTGCGGCTGGACAG GGGCGGGATGATCCAGACCACGGAGCAGTACCAGTTCCTGCACCACACCCTGGCCCTGTATGCGGCCCAGCTGCCGGAGGGGCCCTGCCCCTGA